The following are from one region of the Candidatus Equadaptatus faecalis genome:
- a CDS encoding tyrosine--tRNA ligase, translating into MYQNALKILRERGFVEWSSHEEELEQHFMNNMVTGYIGFDPTADSLHVGNLVAIMGLAWLQKLGHRPIAIAGGGTGRIGDPSGKTAERQLLDNERIEHNVACIAKQLEHFLDFSCGENSAILVNNNEWLGKLNLIEFLRDTGKFFPVSFLVNRDYVRSRVMDPDKSITYTELSYILLQAFDFDKLNEDYGATLQMGGNDQQVNIIAGMDLARKRRGAQLYGMTFPLLLNSQGKKFGKSESGAVYLDEKRTSIYKFYQFWINCDDSDLEKLYKLFTFRPTEEIKEILAKHNEAPHLRTGQKILADELTARVHGEAAAKRAKDASAVLFGEMNIRDANAELLDTLSAEIPFTELDALPEGGMAELLVASGGCPSKGEAKRKLKEGGIYLNGEKYDGRELGAGDMLDGGYIQLRVGKKDFRLVKINMK; encoded by the coding sequence ATGTATCAGAACGCGCTGAAAATTCTCCGCGAACGCGGTTTTGTGGAGTGGTCAAGCCACGAGGAGGAGCTGGAACAGCATTTTATGAACAATATGGTTACCGGCTATATCGGTTTTGACCCTACCGCAGACAGTCTGCACGTGGGCAATCTTGTCGCTATTATGGGGCTCGCGTGGCTGCAGAAGCTCGGACACCGTCCGATTGCCATTGCGGGCGGAGGCACAGGCCGCATAGGCGACCCTTCGGGCAAGACGGCGGAGCGCCAGCTGCTTGACAATGAGAGAATTGAGCATAACGTTGCCTGTATCGCAAAGCAGCTTGAGCATTTCCTTGATTTCAGCTGCGGCGAAAACAGCGCAATTCTTGTGAATAACAACGAATGGCTCGGTAAGCTTAATCTTATAGAATTTTTGCGCGATACGGGCAAGTTTTTCCCCGTGAGTTTTCTTGTCAACCGCGATTACGTGCGCAGCCGCGTTATGGACCCTGACAAGTCGATTACCTATACGGAGCTTTCGTATATCCTGCTTCAGGCGTTTGATTTTGACAAGCTGAATGAGGATTACGGCGCAACGCTGCAGATGGGCGGCAATGACCAGCAGGTGAATATTATTGCCGGTATGGATTTGGCGCGCAAACGCCGCGGAGCGCAGCTTTACGGCATGACTTTCCCGCTGCTGCTCAATTCGCAGGGCAAGAAGTTCGGAAAGTCGGAGAGCGGCGCCGTTTATCTTGACGAGAAACGGACGAGTATTTACAAGTTCTATCAGTTCTGGATTAACTGCGATGACTCGGATCTTGAAAAGCTGTACAAGCTTTTCACTTTCCGCCCGACGGAGGAGATAAAGGAAATTCTTGCAAAGCACAACGAAGCGCCGCATCTCCGCACAGGTCAGAAAATTCTTGCGGACGAGCTTACGGCGAGGGTTCACGGCGAAGCGGCGGCAAAGCGCGCAAAGGACGCGTCCGCCGTCCTGTTCGGCGAGATGAATATCCGCGACGCGAATGCGGAGCTGCTTGACACGCTTTCAGCGGAAATTCCGTTCACGGAGCTTGACGCGCTGCCTGAGGGCGGCATGGCGGAGCTGCTTGTGGCAAGCGGCGGCTGTCCGTCAAAGGGCGAGGCAAAGCGCAAGCTGAAGGAAGGCGGCATTTACCTGAACGGCGAGAAGTATGACGGCAGGGAGCTTGGCGCAGGTGATATGCTTGACGGAGGCTATATCCAGCTTCGCGTCGGCAAGAAGGATTTCAGGCTTGTTAAGATAAATATGAAGTAA
- a CDS encoding response regulator transcription factor has product MTDKITIVLADDHPLTREGMKAFLTANKDFSVVGEYADGEAAWEGIQALCPQVALLDIRMPKLDGVSLARKIQEAKLSVRTLMLTSYDAQQYVIASLRAGASGYVLKTIAPDSLAHAIRTVAKGGVYLDSEVSSMVNKDFPPETVSAREREVMTLAAQGLSGKEIADRLYISERTVHTHLASVYDKLGAKNKTEAMLLAIKYGLITLDELITENAE; this is encoded by the coding sequence ATGACAGACAAAATCACCATAGTCCTTGCGGACGACCATCCGCTTACAAGAGAAGGAATGAAAGCATTTCTCACCGCAAACAAAGATTTTTCTGTCGTCGGCGAATACGCGGACGGCGAAGCGGCATGGGAAGGCATACAGGCTCTTTGCCCGCAGGTTGCCCTGCTTGACATCCGCATGCCGAAGCTTGACGGCGTCAGTCTCGCAAGAAAAATACAGGAAGCGAAACTCAGCGTAAGAACGCTCATGCTTACCTCCTACGACGCCCAGCAGTACGTGATTGCTTCACTCCGTGCCGGAGCAAGCGGCTACGTGCTGAAAACAATTGCCCCCGACAGCCTTGCGCACGCCATACGCACGGTCGCGAAAGGCGGAGTTTATCTTGACAGCGAAGTGTCGTCAATGGTCAACAAAGACTTCCCGCCCGAAACAGTATCAGCCCGCGAAAGAGAAGTTATGACACTTGCCGCGCAGGGACTGTCAGGCAAAGAAATAGCCGACAGGCTCTACATCAGCGAACGCACGGTGCATACGCACCTTGCGTCAGTGTACGACAAACTCGGCGCAAAAAACAAAACGGAAGCCATGCTTCTGGCAATAAAATACGGCTTGATAACGCTTGACGAACTCATCACAGAAAACGCGGAATGA
- a CDS encoding branched-chain amino acid aminotransferase, translating to MAIRFEKVQNPGKCPENIGEIPFGSVFSDHMFICDYSPEKGWNDARIVPFGPFTISPASQVLNYAPEIFEGMKAYRTESGKIQLFRPEENIKRMQRSAERLCLPQMDAELFMEALREIVKIDQAWVPDGFGTSLYIRPIEFANDVHLGVKTPKNCIFTIITSPVGSYFKEGVNPVRMMIEPDDVRAVRGGTGYTKCGGNYACSLRAGELAAQKGFAQVLWLDAIEKKYIEEGGGMNVMFKIDGKVITPMLTGSILPGITRMSILEIMRSEGIPCEERLISVDEIREAARAGRLEECFCCGTAAVVGPIGELDLGDEKFLINDFKTGPVAQHLYDTLTGIQWGKIEDKFGWTVPVC from the coding sequence ATGGCAATCAGATTTGAAAAGGTTCAAAACCCGGGCAAGTGCCCTGAAAACATCGGAGAAATTCCGTTTGGCTCAGTATTTTCCGACCACATGTTTATATGCGATTATTCACCGGAAAAAGGCTGGAATGACGCGCGTATAGTGCCTTTCGGCCCTTTTACGATTTCACCCGCTTCACAGGTGCTGAATTACGCGCCGGAAATTTTTGAAGGCATGAAGGCATACCGCACGGAAAGCGGCAAAATCCAGCTTTTCCGTCCGGAAGAGAATATCAAGCGCATGCAGCGTTCTGCCGAGCGTCTCTGCCTGCCGCAGATGGACGCGGAGCTTTTTATGGAAGCTCTCCGCGAGATCGTAAAAATTGACCAGGCATGGGTTCCTGACGGTTTCGGCACGTCTCTTTACATCCGTCCGATCGAATTTGCAAATGACGTTCACCTCGGCGTTAAAACACCGAAGAACTGCATTTTTACAATTATCACAAGCCCCGTCGGCAGCTATTTCAAGGAAGGCGTCAACCCCGTACGCATGATGATTGAGCCTGACGATGTCCGCGCCGTACGCGGAGGCACTGGTTATACGAAATGCGGCGGCAACTACGCCTGCTCGCTTCGCGCAGGTGAACTGGCGGCGCAGAAGGGTTTTGCCCAGGTGCTCTGGCTTGACGCAATCGAGAAGAAATATATTGAAGAGGGCGGCGGCATGAACGTTATGTTCAAAATTGACGGCAAGGTCATTACGCCGATGCTTACCGGTTCAATTCTTCCAGGCATTACCAGAATGTCAATTCTTGAAATTATGAGAAGCGAGGGAATTCCGTGCGAAGAACGCCTTATCAGCGTTGACGAAATCCGCGAAGCAGCACGCGCCGGCAGGCTTGAGGAATGTTTCTGCTGCGGAACCGCCGCCGTAGTCGGACCTATTGGGGAACTTGACCTCGGCGATGAAAAGTTCCTTATCAACGATTTCAAAACAGGCCCCGTGGCGCAGCACCTCTACGACACGCTCACAGGAATTCAGTGGGGCAAAATCGAAGACAAATTCGGCTGGACAGTTCCTGTCTGTTAA
- a CDS encoding nucleoside triphosphate pyrophosphohydrolase family protein: MSENHDWVAFVREFQEKFENPKADMAELIRHRLMLVEEEFSELKEAAETVAKMYENGIENTEEFNAQNVEIIDALGDLCVVEIGMANLLGMDINEAMHRIYESNMSKLGEDGKPVYYASGKVAKGPNYFKPKLDDLVDCKKGAEFAEKLRKAHKDNE, encoded by the coding sequence ATGTCGGAAAATCATGACTGGGTAGCATTTGTAAGGGAATTTCAGGAAAAATTTGAAAATCCGAAAGCGGATATGGCGGAGCTTATCCGTCACAGGCTTATGCTTGTTGAAGAGGAATTCAGCGAACTGAAAGAGGCGGCGGAAACCGTTGCAAAAATGTACGAGAACGGCATTGAAAATACGGAAGAATTTAACGCGCAGAACGTTGAAATAATTGACGCGCTCGGTGACCTGTGCGTTGTTGAAATAGGAATGGCAAATCTGCTCGGAATGGACATAAACGAAGCAATGCACCGTATCTACGAAAGCAACATGAGCAAACTCGGCGAAGACGGCAAGCCTGTTTATTATGCCAGCGGCAAGGTTGCAAAAGGTCCGAATTACTTTAAGCCGAAGCTTGACGACCTCGTGGACTGCAAAAAAGGCGCCGAATTCGCGGAAAAACTGCGGAAAGCGCATAAAGACAATGAATAA
- a CDS encoding YigZ family protein, whose translation MDSVNAFFRAPSVETDVETTVKRSRFIGSVRKVLDAVAAQEKLKEISAKFPKATHYCWAYRIGTGSVLEHCSDAGEPAGTAGRPILGALKRCGLDNTLLVVTRYFGGIKLGVRGLIDAYGEAARLAAEACEAKEMEFCLPLRLVCGYDYSKTLLTTLDKYGFGEEDRTLNYGETVEVRLEIPLVRTDEITPQLEEMKARNFLLALEWGKEKTVRERKL comes from the coding sequence ATGGATTCAGTAAACGCTTTTTTCAGGGCTCCGTCGGTCGAGACCGACGTTGAAACAACTGTAAAGCGCTCGCGCTTCATCGGCTCCGTGCGCAAGGTTCTGGATGCCGTCGCAGCGCAGGAAAAACTGAAAGAAATCAGCGCAAAATTCCCGAAAGCGACGCACTACTGCTGGGCATACAGAATAGGAACAGGCAGCGTGCTTGAACACTGCTCAGATGCGGGAGAGCCCGCGGGAACTGCAGGCCGCCCTATTCTCGGCGCTTTGAAACGCTGCGGGCTGGACAACACCCTGCTGGTTGTAACCCGCTACTTCGGAGGCATAAAGCTCGGTGTAAGAGGGCTTATCGACGCCTACGGGGAAGCGGCAAGGCTCGCCGCAGAAGCCTGCGAAGCTAAAGAAATGGAATTCTGCCTGCCGCTCAGGCTTGTCTGCGGCTACGACTATTCAAAAACGCTGCTGACGACCCTTGACAAATACGGCTTCGGCGAAGAAGACCGAACGCTGAACTACGGCGAAACAGTCGAAGTGCGGCTTGAAATACCGCTTGTCAGAACAGACGAAATCACGCCGCAGCTTGAAGAAATGAAAGCAAGAAACTTCCTCCTTGCGCTTGAATGGGGAAAAGAAAAAACGGTGAGAGAAAGAAAGCTGTAG
- a CDS encoding HIT domain-containing protein, which translates to MVDKIFAPWRSEYILSGDKKEGGCIFCDYPKEDKDEENLIIHRGKLCFVIMNRYPYSAGHLMVIPCRHLHNFAELTADELTELMQLAQKAVETLTEVMRPDGFNLGMNIGKVAGAGIDQHLHLHVVPRWNGDTNFMPVVGDTRVISEALESAWKRLKEGWIQ; encoded by the coding sequence ATGGTAGACAAAATTTTCGCGCCGTGGCGCAGCGAATACATACTCTCCGGGGATAAAAAAGAAGGCGGCTGTATCTTCTGCGACTATCCGAAAGAAGACAAGGACGAAGAAAACCTCATAATCCACCGCGGGAAGCTCTGCTTCGTTATAATGAACCGTTATCCATACAGCGCGGGGCATCTTATGGTTATACCCTGCCGCCATCTGCACAATTTTGCGGAGCTGACGGCAGACGAGCTGACAGAGCTTATGCAGCTTGCCCAAAAGGCTGTTGAAACTCTTACAGAGGTTATGCGCCCCGACGGCTTCAACCTCGGAATGAACATAGGAAAAGTCGCCGGAGCAGGCATTGACCAGCACCTGCACCTGCATGTGGTGCCGCGTTGGAACGGCGACACAAACTTTATGCCTGTCGTCGGTGACACCCGCGTAATTTCAGAGGCGCTTGAATCCGCATGGAAGCGGCTTAAAGAGGGATGGATTCAGTAA
- a CDS encoding lipid-binding SYLF domain-containing protein, whose amino-acid sequence MKKSLKTIALLAVLAVLFCAAGTAWAEAAHERRIRLAAQVLDEMAAQNDAGSLGDVIASGRGVAIFPRVGKAGFIVGGMGGQGIVLLKGKNGKWTGPAFMGIAGASFGLQIGASETALVLVITNEAGVRAFTGGNSLTLGGDVSIAAGPVGRDAKAATDGRAAAAIYSYSMSKGLFAGLALDGSQLNQNRDASKAYWGKPLSAQAALGKPATDKRIKPVVNALNRLVKKAQ is encoded by the coding sequence ATGAAAAAGAGTTTGAAGACAATCGCCCTGCTTGCGGTTCTTGCGGTGCTTTTCTGCGCGGCAGGAACGGCGTGGGCGGAAGCCGCACATGAAAGACGCATCAGACTTGCGGCGCAGGTGCTTGACGAAATGGCGGCGCAGAATGACGCCGGCAGTCTCGGCGACGTTATCGCTTCCGGCAGGGGCGTAGCAATTTTCCCGCGTGTCGGCAAAGCAGGTTTTATCGTCGGAGGCATGGGCGGACAGGGAATAGTGCTTCTTAAAGGCAAAAACGGTAAATGGACAGGTCCTGCATTTATGGGAATTGCAGGCGCAAGCTTCGGACTTCAGATAGGCGCAAGCGAAACGGCGCTTGTCCTTGTCATCACAAATGAAGCCGGTGTCCGCGCGTTTACTGGCGGAAACAGCCTCACTCTCGGCGGAGACGTTTCGATCGCCGCAGGTCCTGTAGGCAGGGATGCGAAAGCGGCAACAGACGGCAGAGCGGCGGCGGCAATCTACAGCTACTCAATGTCAAAAGGACTTTTTGCGGGGCTCGCGCTTGACGGAAGCCAGCTTAACCAGAACAGGGACGCAAGCAAGGCATACTGGGGCAAACCACTTTCAGCCCAGGCAGCGCTCGGAAAACCTGCAACCGACAAGCGTATCAAACCGGTAGTCAACGCGCTCAACAGGCTTGTCAAAAAAGCGCAGTAA
- a CDS encoding GNAT family N-acetyltransferase: MDGLELYRQNLLSFIKMIGGYGDLLELHSGTTAAFSGTPYADENWALFPTEISAEDVETVKEFFATYEVPFIVPHNPGTGRIFLKALENGGLTVQSHYTAMQVYNPREKKLKQMPSPEPLPNAPKKEAEKEDSYGDVVKIENERRFFEWCEAMWRGFSAEGVLTQGYYELLRYLFSRGENEFYALTIGVEIIGTAMLHKTQLGRGLYYFSVVPEQRGQGNAKRLLEGIIKHTDCAKQQKLVLLATEEGRGFYESQGFEIINDIPVRMLCSSDGGQPSEE; encoded by the coding sequence ATGGACGGACTTGAGCTTTACAGGCAGAACCTGCTTTCTTTTATAAAAATGATCGGCGGCTACGGCGATCTGCTGGAGCTTCATTCAGGCACAACAGCCGCCTTTTCGGGCACTCCTTACGCGGATGAAAACTGGGCATTGTTCCCAACCGAAATATCTGCTGAAGACGTGGAAACCGTCAAAGAATTTTTCGCGACCTACGAAGTGCCTTTCATAGTGCCTCATAACCCAGGCACGGGCAGAATCTTCTTAAAAGCGCTGGAAAACGGCGGGCTTACTGTACAGTCGCACTATACCGCCATGCAGGTGTACAATCCGCGCGAAAAAAAGCTGAAACAGATGCCTTCGCCGGAACCTTTGCCGAACGCCCCAAAAAAAGAAGCCGAAAAAGAAGACAGCTACGGCGACGTAGTTAAAATTGAAAACGAACGCCGGTTCTTTGAATGGTGCGAAGCAATGTGGCGCGGTTTTTCTGCGGAAGGCGTGCTGACACAGGGTTATTACGAACTTCTGCGGTACCTTTTCAGCCGCGGGGAAAACGAATTTTACGCGCTGACAATCGGCGTTGAAATAATCGGCACGGCAATGCTGCACAAAACGCAGCTCGGCAGAGGTCTTTATTATTTCTCTGTTGTCCCCGAACAGCGCGGACAGGGCAACGCCAAAAGACTGCTTGAAGGCATAATAAAGCACACGGACTGCGCAAAACAGCAGAAGCTTGTGCTGCTGGCTACGGAAGAAGGCAGAGGCTTTTACGAAAGCCAGGGCTTTGAAATCATAAACGACATACCTGTCCGCATGCTTTGCAGCAGCGACGGCGGACAGCCGTCGGAGGAGTAG
- a CDS encoding translation initiation factor — protein sequence MKNGKKKKELPEEISLNGGSFGLSLGALLGKNTEKKEVKNTVSPAVSKSENTVHKAKLQRYSLQRQTAGRGGKVVTLVVFPQDAAFGLEALAKEMRKALGCGAHVEENKVVLQGDLTERAEKWLEKRRQQNE from the coding sequence ATGAAGAACGGTAAAAAGAAAAAGGAACTCCCTGAAGAAATCTCGCTTAACGGCGGAAGTTTCGGCTTGTCACTCGGCGCTCTTCTCGGTAAAAATACTGAGAAAAAAGAGGTTAAAAATACGGTTTCGCCGGCTGTCTCCAAAAGCGAAAATACCGTACACAAAGCAAAGCTTCAGCGTTACAGCCTCCAGCGGCAGACCGCCGGACGCGGCGGAAAGGTTGTCACCCTTGTGGTTTTTCCGCAGGACGCGGCTTTCGGGCTTGAAGCCCTGGCAAAGGAAATGCGGAAAGCCCTCGGCTGCGGGGCGCACGTTGAAGAAAACAAGGTCGTACTGCAGGGCGACCTGACGGAAAGAGCAGAAAAGTGGCTTGAAAAAAGGAGGCAGCAAAATGAATGA
- a CDS encoding DUF4491 family protein: MNELCAAGCITDILNFDGIIVGAATLFIIWIFHPIVIKSEERFTKKVWPAFLLAGIASAMLSLYTGRLLSPILGVLSVTCLWCIIELDELDKKRARQ, from the coding sequence ATGAATGAATTGTGTGCGGCAGGGTGTATAACTGACATACTGAATTTTGACGGCATTATTGTCGGTGCGGCAACGCTGTTTATAATCTGGATTTTTCATCCGATAGTTATAAAAAGCGAAGAACGGTTTACGAAAAAAGTCTGGCCTGCGTTTCTTTTGGCGGGCATTGCCTCCGCGATGCTTTCGCTTTACACCGGCAGGCTGCTTTCACCGATACTCGGAGTGCTTTCGGTAACCTGTCTGTGGTGCATAATCGAGCTGGACGAACTGGACAAAAAAAGAGCGCGGCAGTAA
- a CDS encoding patatin-like phospholipase family protein — MKNRKITTLLLAVLLISAFSGRACAAFPDNPMTAEEMTRHNDAWGFTHKDGVVLALCGGGTKGLAHVGVFEVLKREHIPVAAIVGTSMGAIMGGLFATGWTPEEVRETVPKLNLMEVISGRQDKSLASESTSYQPKNNERLFNLNITGKGEVLGKKALLSSKDLYQLLQELTSRVSETDFDRFPTPFAAVSTDLQSGESVTLRSGNLASALRASMSLPAIFEPWERDGRLLVDGGLKANLPVLLAKKMFPGHPVVAVNLSPMSIEGKSGKLDSMFAIAAQSLEILMHDQIIENCKAADLVIQVDCKGLGTLDSGGYDKIMDRGVAAAEEKIDELKTLVDSYHRYVPVAMHSGPEPSKQLIVGELVVAGVPQNIAKTFQERYRGWIGEPLDMKDISAAVKEMSARSEIKSVEPKIDNISRDIVRVTLDVQQPPKVELSLSGYSSNLNSDRWLSVAALSHNLLLDGDTADLELRGGTNWGIMGRYFTPLTRNNWQLGLSASLVTEDNFFGSKNDNGYVIVDGKTYSFVNRDSEKFKRFSGKAMIYKNFAKDKIRLGAGYAVGHTDYDYNLTFVWDDSRKTFSDKDETLRGIAASIGINSLDDPVVPTKGFALMSDIWFPHGKDIFSRTEFTAKIPLKSNWLISLTGGLHTAAYGLQTDGFMPPYYALLGTRNELWTLASEPLFGEQAYWGKIAASKVLMKSWWGGINTEFFVAGGRTSENWNETAYTAWEAGIQFGIPTNFLPGSFIVAYGQSRAHGALFEHYRPDRNEFVIGYTLGIPKWWKGPLP; from the coding sequence ATGAAAAACAGGAAAATAACGACGCTGCTGCTTGCAGTTCTTTTAATTTCAGCCTTTTCAGGCAGAGCATGCGCTGCTTTCCCGGATAACCCCATGACTGCGGAAGAAATGACGCGGCACAATGACGCGTGGGGCTTTACCCATAAGGATGGCGTCGTTCTCGCGCTCTGCGGCGGAGGAACAAAGGGGCTTGCCCACGTGGGCGTTTTCGAGGTGCTTAAGCGCGAGCACATCCCTGTCGCCGCAATAGTCGGCACCTCTATGGGCGCAATTATGGGCGGGCTTTTCGCAACCGGCTGGACGCCGGAAGAAGTGCGAGAAACGGTTCCGAAGCTTAATCTTATGGAGGTAATTTCCGGCAGACAGGATAAATCTCTTGCCTCGGAAAGCACAAGCTATCAGCCGAAGAACAACGAACGGCTTTTTAACCTGAATATCACCGGAAAAGGAGAGGTGCTTGGCAAAAAGGCGCTGCTGAGTTCGAAGGATTTGTACCAGCTGCTTCAGGAGCTTACGTCGCGCGTTTCGGAAACGGATTTTGACCGTTTTCCGACACCGTTTGCCGCAGTTTCAACCGACCTGCAGTCGGGAGAATCCGTTACGCTGCGCTCCGGCAATCTTGCTTCCGCCCTGCGTGCGTCAATGTCTCTGCCGGCAATTTTTGAGCCGTGGGAAAGAGACGGGCGGCTGCTCGTTGACGGCGGTCTGAAAGCTAATCTTCCAGTTTTGCTTGCAAAGAAAATGTTCCCCGGGCATCCAGTTGTTGCCGTAAATCTTTCCCCTATGTCAATAGAAGGCAAGAGCGGCAAACTTGATTCCATGTTTGCCATTGCGGCGCAGTCGCTTGAAATACTTATGCATGATCAGATTATAGAAAACTGCAAGGCGGCGGATTTGGTTATCCAGGTGGACTGCAAAGGACTGGGAACCCTTGATTCAGGCGGCTACGACAAAATTATGGACAGAGGCGTTGCTGCCGCAGAGGAAAAAATAGACGAGCTGAAAACGCTTGTAGACAGCTATCACCGGTATGTTCCCGTTGCAATGCACAGCGGGCCCGAGCCTTCAAAACAGCTTATTGTAGGGGAGCTTGTAGTTGCCGGAGTACCGCAGAACATTGCCAAAACTTTCCAGGAGCGCTACCGCGGCTGGATAGGGGAACCGCTTGACATGAAAGACATTTCCGCAGCCGTAAAGGAAATGTCTGCCCGCAGCGAAATAAAATCGGTTGAACCCAAAATAGATAACATCAGCCGCGACATAGTACGCGTAACGCTTGACGTGCAGCAGCCTCCAAAGGTCGAGCTGAGTCTGTCGGGTTACAGCTCAAACCTTAACAGTGACCGCTGGCTGTCCGTTGCGGCGCTCAGCCACAATCTGCTTCTTGACGGAGATACCGCGGACTTGGAACTGCGCGGAGGCACAAACTGGGGAATTATGGGACGCTACTTTACGCCGCTTACCAGAAACAACTGGCAGCTGGGTCTGTCCGCGTCACTGGTTACCGAGGACAATTTCTTTGGTTCCAAAAACGATAACGGATACGTAATCGTTGACGGAAAAACTTACTCTTTCGTTAACCGTGACTCGGAAAAATTCAAACGCTTCAGCGGCAAGGCAATGATTTACAAAAACTTTGCCAAAGACAAAATCAGGCTCGGCGCAGGTTACGCAGTCGGTCACACAGATTATGACTACAATCTGACGTTTGTTTGGGACGACAGCAGGAAAACCTTTTCAGACAAAGATGAAACTCTGCGGGGCATAGCTGCATCCATAGGCATAAACTCGCTTGATGACCCTGTTGTTCCTACCAAAGGTTTTGCTCTCATGAGCGATATATGGTTCCCGCACGGCAAGGATATTTTCTCCCGGACGGAGTTTACCGCAAAAATTCCCCTTAAATCAAACTGGCTGATTTCGCTGACCGGCGGTTTGCATACCGCGGCCTACGGACTTCAGACAGACGGCTTTATGCCGCCGTATTACGCACTGCTCGGGACAAGAAACGAGCTCTGGACACTTGCATCTGAGCCTTTGTTCGGCGAACAGGCATACTGGGGCAAGATAGCTGCTTCAAAGGTGCTGATGAAATCCTGGTGGGGCGGTATAAACACGGAATTTTTCGTTGCCGGAGGCAGAACTTCGGAAAATTGGAACGAAACGGCTTATACTGCCTGGGAAGCAGGTATTCAGTTCGGTATTCCGACGAATTTCCTGCCCGGCTCTTTTATTGTTGCCTACGGACAAAGCAGGGCTCACGGCGCGCTGTTTGAACATTACAGACCTGACAGAAACGAATTTGTAATCGGCTACACGCTCGGCATACCGAAATGGTGGAAAGGCCCGCTGCCATAA